A section of the Gloeobacter violaceus PCC 7421 genome encodes:
- a CDS encoding DUF2231 domain-containing protein: protein MFDIKLNEYGLPYPEIIGSAIHPIIVHFVIATVIASVLFDFIGYFGRKPSFHNVGWYNLVVACAAVIGAIIFGQIEAGLAHQSNAMQPVLAWHTIIGWSLGALILIMAAWRGVARYRDPNRLNPAYLGLSLLVVGTVFYQVFLGTQLVWTYGIHVKPVVEATTARTQP from the coding sequence GTGTTTGACATCAAGCTCAACGAATACGGTCTACCCTACCCAGAGATCATCGGAAGCGCAATACATCCTATCATTGTGCACTTTGTGATAGCCACGGTAATCGCTTCGGTGCTGTTTGACTTTATCGGTTATTTTGGTCGCAAACCCAGCTTTCACAACGTTGGGTGGTACAACCTGGTAGTCGCCTGTGCCGCCGTCATCGGCGCCATTATTTTCGGTCAGATTGAAGCCGGACTCGCGCACCAATCCAATGCAATGCAACCGGTGCTAGCCTGGCACACAATTATCGGATGGTCCCTGGGAGCCTTGATCTTGATCATGGCTGCCTGGAGGGGTGTGGCGCGTTATCGTGATCCCAATCGGCTCAACCCTGCTTACCTCGGTCTCTCGCTGCTGGTGGTCGGCACCGTGTTCTATCAAGTTTTCCTTGGGACACAACTGGTGTGGACTTACGGTATCCACGTCAAACCGGTGGTCGAAGCCACGACGGCCCGCACCCAGCCGTAA
- a CDS encoding DUF2231 domain-containing protein, whose product MDFNNLPYLVPLHPTFVHFTIGLFIIAVFFDAAGAFYDFRKRLGLTLPIGRSSLFDIGWWNLVAAAVISFVTVAFGMFETLLIEISPAEANILSRWGFSLEQTRLLHAVGGVTMLAVIVLMSVWRGFQRYFWRKHEERQVQWGYVFTGVIAVGLLYVQGELGAQMANDFGVHNTAVQLLRNPAADPSERCRVTGVCE is encoded by the coding sequence ATGGATTTCAACAATTTGCCTTATCTGGTTCCTCTCCATCCGACCTTTGTGCACTTTACGATTGGACTGTTTATCATTGCCGTTTTCTTCGACGCGGCCGGGGCATTCTACGATTTTCGCAAGCGCCTCGGTCTGACCTTGCCCATTGGCCGGTCGAGTTTGTTCGACATCGGCTGGTGGAACCTGGTGGCGGCAGCGGTGATTTCGTTCGTGACCGTGGCTTTTGGAATGTTCGAGACTTTGCTGATTGAAATTTCGCCGGCGGAAGCAAATATTCTGAGCCGCTGGGGTTTCTCCCTTGAACAGACCCGATTGCTGCACGCGGTCGGTGGGGTGACCATGCTGGCGGTGATTGTGCTGATGAGCGTCTGGCGTGGATTTCAGCGCTATTTTTGGCGCAAGCACGAGGAGCGCCAAGTGCAATGGGGATATGTATTTACCGGGGTGATTGCCGTCGGTCTTTTGTACGTGCAGGGAGAACTGGGTGCCCAGATGGCCAATGACTTTGGTGTACACAACACGGCGGTGCAACTGCTGCGCAATCCGGCCGCCGATCCGTCGGAGCGTTGTCGCGTTACGGGGGTGTGCGAATGA
- a CDS encoding cytochrome c oxidase subunit II produces the protein MNRFDRLPRASTIFKVVLLVVAVVVITLASFLIGGNIDWLLPLAGSAEAKSVDQLFRFMAIVGTMITLAIVALLVYSGFAFKRAPDDYSDGPPIEGSLQLEILWTILPIVLVTFLGVYSYDVYLKLIRSNPQTGASHHLGPKSQLREVAQVTDSPELGPKREGQTELTVAVESVQWAWVFTYPQSGGLTTAELHLPVNRPVVLKMTAKDVIHGFWVPEFRLKQDIIPGRTTEIRLLPDRVGEYVLHCTQLCGTYHGAMRATVYVQTAAEFEKWRTTQVAAGERDAAVATVVDPVPLLTPVRSPQTARLLEHLQQPNRGS, from the coding sequence ATGAACCGGTTCGATCGGCTCCCACGGGCCTCCACGATCTTCAAAGTGGTGCTGCTCGTCGTCGCTGTTGTCGTGATCACCCTGGCCTCTTTTTTAATTGGCGGCAACATCGACTGGCTGCTGCCCCTGGCCGGTTCGGCGGAGGCGAAGTCGGTAGACCAGCTTTTTCGGTTCATGGCGATCGTCGGCACGATGATCACCCTGGCCATCGTGGCACTTCTGGTTTATTCGGGTTTCGCCTTTAAGCGCGCCCCGGACGACTACTCCGACGGCCCGCCCATCGAGGGCAGCCTGCAATTGGAGATTCTTTGGACGATCCTGCCCATCGTGCTGGTGACGTTTCTGGGGGTCTACAGTTACGACGTGTACCTGAAACTGATACGCAGCAATCCCCAGACCGGCGCAAGCCATCATCTGGGGCCGAAGTCGCAGTTGCGCGAAGTGGCTCAGGTGACCGACTCCCCCGAGTTGGGTCCCAAACGGGAAGGGCAGACCGAACTCACCGTCGCGGTTGAATCGGTGCAGTGGGCCTGGGTATTTACCTACCCCCAGAGCGGCGGGCTCACCACCGCCGAGTTGCACCTGCCGGTCAACCGGCCCGTGGTGCTGAAGATGACCGCCAAGGACGTCATTCACGGCTTCTGGGTGCCCGAATTTCGCCTCAAGCAGGACATTATCCCGGGCCGGACTACGGAGATCCGGCTTTTGCCCGACCGGGTGGGCGAGTACGTGCTGCATTGTACACAACTGTGCGGCACTTACCACGGGGCGATGCGGGCCACCGTCTATGTGCAGACGGCTGCCGAATTTGAGAAGTGGCGCACTACCCAGGTGGCCGCCGGGGAGCGTGACGCTGCTGTGGCGACCGTCGTTGACCCTGTGCCTTTGCTGACGCCTGTGCGCTCGCCCCAGACGGCCCGGCTTCTCGAACACCTCCAGCAACCCAACAGAGGATCGTAA
- the ctaD gene encoding cytochrome c oxidase subunit I, translating to MVDVSASQTASNRATGDWRRYFTFNTDHKVIGIQYLVTAFTFYLIGGLQAMIIRAELATPESNVVSQDAYNGLFTLHATIMIFLWIIPMSAGLGNYLVPLMIGARDMAFPRLNAASFWLIPPAGLVLLSCYLVPSGPPQAGWWSYPPLSLQAIQVGEQTFFNYGQSLWCIGVGILGISSILAAVNFIATILAMRTEGMTLFRMPIFIWNTLVTSVITLLGVPVLTAAVVLLWSDLALGTAFFDPARGGDPVVYQHMFWFYSHPAVYIMILPAMGAVSEILPTFARKPLFGYRVVAISTVAIGVIGFTVWAHHMFTSGTPDWLRLFFMITSMTIAVPTGIKVFNWVATIWGGKLWLTTPMLFAMGFVGMFVAGGVTGVMLASVPVDIHVSNTYFVVAHLHYVLFGGSVLGLYAAVYYWFPKMTGRFLNETLGKVHFWTTIIGLNLAFLPMHQVGLLGMPRRVAEYLPQFTLLNQIVSLGAAVLGISTLPFLLNVLISWLAGTKAENDPWRSHGLEWTISSPPPLENFGQLPVITAGPYEYGIIGKGAGPEDPSET from the coding sequence ATGGTCGATGTTTCTGCTTCCCAGACCGCTTCCAACCGGGCGACCGGCGATTGGCGGCGCTATTTCACCTTCAACACCGACCACAAGGTGATCGGCATCCAGTATCTGGTCACCGCCTTTACCTTCTACCTGATAGGCGGGTTGCAGGCGATGATTATCCGGGCGGAACTGGCTACACCTGAGTCGAACGTCGTCAGCCAGGACGCCTACAACGGCCTGTTCACCCTGCACGCCACGATCATGATTTTTTTGTGGATCATCCCGATGTCGGCCGGGCTCGGCAACTACTTGGTGCCACTGATGATCGGCGCACGGGATATGGCTTTTCCGCGGTTGAATGCTGCGAGCTTCTGGCTCATTCCCCCGGCGGGACTGGTGCTGCTCTCGTGCTATCTGGTCCCGAGCGGCCCGCCCCAGGCAGGTTGGTGGTCCTATCCGCCCCTGAGCCTGCAGGCGATTCAGGTGGGTGAGCAGACGTTCTTCAACTACGGCCAGTCGCTGTGGTGTATCGGCGTCGGCATCCTTGGGATCTCCTCGATTTTGGCGGCGGTCAACTTTATCGCCACGATCCTGGCGATGCGCACCGAGGGAATGACCCTCTTCCGCATGCCGATCTTTATCTGGAATACCCTGGTCACTTCGGTGATCACGCTGTTGGGAGTACCGGTGCTCACCGCCGCCGTGGTGCTGCTGTGGTCGGATTTGGCTTTGGGGACCGCCTTTTTTGACCCGGCCAGAGGCGGCGACCCGGTGGTCTACCAGCACATGTTCTGGTTCTACTCGCACCCGGCCGTCTACATCATGATCCTGCCCGCGATGGGCGCGGTCTCGGAGATCCTGCCCACCTTCGCACGCAAGCCGCTGTTCGGTTACCGGGTGGTGGCCATCTCGACGGTGGCCATCGGGGTGATCGGCTTTACGGTCTGGGCGCACCACATGTTCACCTCCGGCACCCCCGACTGGTTGCGGCTGTTTTTTATGATCACCTCGATGACGATCGCCGTACCGACCGGGATCAAAGTCTTTAACTGGGTAGCCACCATCTGGGGAGGCAAACTCTGGCTCACCACGCCGATGCTCTTTGCCATGGGTTTCGTGGGTATGTTCGTGGCGGGGGGGGTGACCGGGGTGATGCTCGCCTCCGTGCCGGTGGATATCCACGTAAGCAACACCTACTTCGTGGTCGCCCATCTGCACTACGTGCTGTTCGGAGGCAGCGTGCTCGGTCTGTACGCCGCGGTATACTACTGGTTTCCGAAGATGACCGGACGGTTTCTCAACGAAACCCTGGGCAAAGTCCACTTCTGGACCACGATCATCGGCCTGAACCTTGCCTTTCTGCCGATGCACCAGGTGGGACTGTTGGGCATGCCGCGTCGGGTGGCGGAATATCTGCCGCAGTTCACTCTCCTCAATCAAATCGTTTCGCTCGGGGCGGCGGTGCTGGGTATCTCGACACTGCCGTTTCTGCTCAATGTGCTCATCAGTTGGCTTGCCGGCACTAAGGCAGAGAATGACCCCTGGCGCTCCCACGGTCTAGAGTGGACCATCTCCTCGCCGCCGCCGCTCGAAAATTTTGGTCAGCTGCCCGTGATCACCGCCGGGCCTTACGAATACGGCATCATCGGCAAAGGTGCTGGCCCGGAGGATCCTTCAGAGACCTAG
- a CDS encoding chlorophyll a/b-binding protein: MMSGQDNKDKTITADPLDPARDRNEFRLGWTPQAEIWNGRFAMIGFVAYLLWDLAGYSVVRDVLNIASGTGFPR; the protein is encoded by the coding sequence ATGATGTCAGGGCAGGATAATAAAGATAAAACGATTACCGCCGATCCCCTGGATCCGGCTCGCGATCGCAATGAATTTCGCCTCGGTTGGACGCCCCAGGCCGAGATTTGGAATGGTCGCTTTGCGATGATTGGTTTTGTGGCTTATTTGCTTTGGGATCTCGCGGGCTACAGTGTGGTTCGCGATGTTCTCAACATTGCCTCCGGCACCGGCTTTCCCCGCTAA
- a CDS encoding SDR family oxidoreductase — translation MNLKPIEQQVVVVFGASSGIGRASALQFAGRGASLVVAARSEGGLASLVAEVRRFGTQVVPIVADAADFAQVSRVADLAVESYGHLDTWVHAAATAVIGRFEETTAEEFRRVVDVSLLGQVYGAMAALPHLKRTGGGALIHVSSVEGRRAMPLMAAYAAAKHGVEGFLESLRLELRKDGVPVSVTSILPSVINTPFYNKARSKLGVKPSGVPPYYQPELVADAIVFAAQHPVRELIVGDSGRVLDWLQRLSPPLLDKLLEWTAFDLQRTQQPKSPGDPDNLFTPIDSEQGYDRSRGDFSHLAIPSLLDWTDRYPAVAAALGAFALLGLVGLLRPRVNEQVSK, via the coding sequence ATGAACCTCAAACCGATCGAACAGCAGGTGGTCGTAGTGTTTGGAGCATCGAGCGGCATCGGCCGGGCGAGTGCCCTGCAATTTGCCGGCCGGGGTGCAAGCCTTGTGGTAGCTGCCCGCAGCGAGGGAGGATTGGCTTCACTGGTCGCCGAAGTTCGACGGTTCGGAACTCAGGTGGTGCCGATCGTCGCCGATGCCGCGGATTTTGCGCAGGTGTCGCGGGTGGCCGACCTGGCGGTCGAGAGCTATGGTCACCTCGACACCTGGGTGCACGCAGCCGCTACGGCGGTGATTGGCCGCTTCGAGGAAACTACCGCCGAAGAGTTTCGGCGGGTGGTGGATGTCAGTTTACTCGGGCAGGTCTATGGGGCGATGGCGGCCCTGCCGCACCTCAAGCGGACCGGCGGCGGCGCCCTGATTCATGTTTCCTCGGTAGAGGGGCGGCGGGCTATGCCGCTGATGGCCGCCTACGCCGCCGCTAAACACGGCGTCGAAGGTTTTCTCGAATCGCTGCGGCTTGAACTGCGCAAAGACGGAGTTCCTGTGAGCGTCACCAGCATTCTCCCCTCAGTGATCAACACACCCTTCTACAACAAAGCGCGCAGCAAACTGGGCGTCAAACCCTCCGGGGTACCACCCTACTACCAACCGGAACTGGTGGCGGACGCTATCGTGTTCGCCGCCCAGCATCCCGTGCGCGAATTGATCGTGGGCGATTCCGGTCGGGTGCTCGATTGGCTTCAGCGGCTCTCGCCGCCTTTGCTGGATAAGCTGCTGGAGTGGACCGCTTTCGATTTGCAGCGCACCCAGCAACCCAAATCCCCAGGCGATCCCGATAACCTGTTCACTCCCATAGACAGCGAACAGGGATACGACCGCTCTCGGGGAGATTTTAGTCATCTGGCCATCCCCAGTTTGCTCGATTGGACCGATCGCTATCCGGCGGTTGCCGCCGCGTTGGGGGCGTTCGCTTTGTTGGGCCTAGTCGGGCTTTTGCGGCCACGGGTAAACGAACAAGTCAGCAAGTAA
- a CDS encoding response regulator transcription factor, with protein sequence MALRFIIVEDHPEVAKNNCEWLQKLEADAYCETLSDPVAAIKRLKEFQPDLLVIDLLYGQTSGQQSAEPGLNLLRDVFKHFPHQCVMVYSSEPLLLTPLGDAIGRHEGGFAAVNKMDRRTQFLEGAKSALSGELKIPRELRGLLQLTEREVEVLGLICKEALTDQAVADRIYTSKKTVQNHVQRLKEKLGIALEDTNETNGRVALCIEAVRRKLVQF encoded by the coding sequence ATGGCACTGCGCTTCATCATTGTCGAAGATCATCCCGAAGTGGCCAAGAACAACTGCGAGTGGTTGCAGAAGCTCGAAGCCGACGCCTACTGCGAGACTTTGAGCGACCCGGTCGCCGCCATCAAGCGCCTCAAAGAATTCCAACCGGATTTGCTGGTGATCGATTTGCTCTACGGTCAGACCAGCGGCCAGCAGTCGGCAGAGCCGGGCCTCAATTTGCTGCGCGACGTCTTCAAGCACTTTCCGCACCAGTGCGTGATGGTCTATTCGAGTGAGCCCCTGTTGCTCACCCCCCTAGGCGATGCGATCGGTCGCCATGAGGGCGGTTTTGCCGCCGTCAACAAGATGGACCGGCGCACCCAGTTTCTCGAAGGTGCCAAAAGTGCTCTGAGCGGCGAGCTGAAGATCCCCCGCGAGCTGCGCGGTCTGTTGCAGCTGACCGAGCGGGAGGTCGAGGTGCTCGGCCTTATCTGCAAAGAAGCGCTTACCGATCAGGCCGTGGCCGATCGCATCTATACCAGCAAAAAAACGGTACAAAACCACGTCCAGCGCCTTAAAGAAAAGCTGGGGATCGCTCTGGAGGATACCAACGAAACCAACGGCCGGGTGGCGCTGTGTATCGAGGCGGTGCGGCGCAAGCTGGTGCAGTTTTAG
- the csaB gene encoding polysaccharide pyruvyl transferase CsaB has product MRAVLCGYYGFGNCGDEALLSTLLQMLPAHVQPVVLAANPRQMQKRYAVECRDRWNLFAVSSTIARADAFIWGGGSLMQDVTGRKSVLYYGSLMQLAQSFGKRTVAWAQGIGPLRDPWCRDYTRRLLAGCRAVSVRDAASARLLDSWSIPHEQTCDPVWALEPASNPTAGALAPPRVAVVLRPHPDLDVRRQAVIIAALDQLQRDIGASVLCVPFQIPGDEPLARTVAESLEKPGLVVSEGDPRRLMGLFASVQLTVAMRLHGVLMAAAGGNPVWGLSYDPKVTQLLSEIQAPGCELNRLPDDPAVLARAWGEAYRQGSGLNAEARQSWVQRARANARVLTRVLAPA; this is encoded by the coding sequence ATGCGGGCCGTTCTGTGCGGCTACTACGGCTTTGGCAACTGCGGCGACGAAGCGTTGCTGTCCACTCTGCTGCAGATGCTGCCCGCCCACGTCCAGCCGGTGGTGCTCGCGGCCAACCCCCGACAAATGCAAAAACGCTACGCCGTCGAATGCCGGGATCGCTGGAACTTGTTTGCAGTCAGCAGCACCATTGCCCGCGCCGATGCCTTTATCTGGGGCGGCGGCAGTCTGATGCAGGATGTCACCGGCCGCAAAAGCGTGCTCTACTACGGTTCGCTGATGCAGCTGGCCCAGAGTTTCGGCAAGCGCACCGTCGCCTGGGCGCAGGGCATCGGGCCGTTGCGCGATCCCTGGTGCCGCGATTACACCCGCAGACTGCTGGCGGGCTGCCGGGCGGTGAGTGTGCGCGATGCGGCTTCTGCCCGGTTACTCGATAGCTGGAGTATCCCCCACGAACAGACCTGCGATCCGGTCTGGGCACTGGAACCGGCTTCTAACCCGACGGCCGGGGCGCTCGCGCCGCCGCGCGTGGCGGTGGTCCTCAGACCCCACCCGGACCTCGACGTGCGGCGGCAGGCCGTGATCATCGCGGCCCTCGACCAACTGCAGCGCGACATCGGTGCAAGCGTTCTGTGTGTTCCTTTTCAGATTCCCGGGGATGAACCCCTTGCCCGCACGGTTGCCGAAAGTCTCGAAAAACCCGGCCTGGTGGTGAGCGAGGGCGATCCCCGTCGATTGATGGGCCTGTTCGCCTCGGTGCAGCTTACTGTCGCCATGCGCCTGCACGGTGTGCTGATGGCCGCCGCCGGGGGTAATCCGGTCTGGGGCCTCAGCTACGATCCGAAAGTGACCCAACTGCTCAGCGAGATCCAGGCTCCCGGCTGCGAACTCAACCGGCTTCCCGACGACCCGGCGGTGCTCGCCCGCGCCTGGGGTGAAGCCTACAGGCAGGGCAGCGGTCTCAATGCCGAGGCGCGCCAAAGCTGGGTGCAGAGAGCACGCGCCAACGCTCGGGTACTTACCCGGGTGCTTGCCCCGGCTTAG
- the clpS gene encoding ATP-dependent Clp protease adapter ClpS: protein MSTETLERKSVQRKPMPLYKVLLHNDDHTPMNYVIEVLMKTIPKMQPSKARKIMLEAHNGGVAVVIVCALEHAEFYSESLNRHNLTSTYEPDC from the coding sequence ATGAGCACCGAGACCCTTGAGAGGAAAAGTGTACAGCGCAAACCCATGCCGCTGTACAAAGTTCTGCTGCACAACGACGATCACACGCCGATGAACTATGTGATCGAGGTGTTGATGAAGACCATTCCAAAGATGCAGCCTTCCAAGGCGCGCAAGATCATGCTCGAAGCCCACAATGGCGGGGTGGCGGTGGTGATTGTCTGTGCCCTTGAACACGCCGAATTTTATAGCGAAAGCCTCAACCGCCACAACTTGACTAGCACCTACGAACCGGACTGCTAA
- the cobU gene encoding bifunctional adenosylcobinamide kinase/adenosylcobinamide-phosphate guanylyltransferase codes for MKLILVSGPARSGKSQLAERLAVSSARVTYVATGWSVPDDADWQGRLARHRKRRPACWSLVETGAPGGPALEAVLAEAEADECLLIDSLGGWLGARLLADLAEESLAQEVAALPGQLHRCAARVIAVSEEVGWGVIPVYPLGRRFRDLLGELNRNVAREADAAYLVANGYALDLKVVGRPIDQF; via the coding sequence GTGAAACTGATCCTGGTAAGCGGCCCCGCCCGTAGCGGCAAAAGCCAGCTGGCCGAACGACTGGCGGTGTCCTCTGCCCGGGTCACTTATGTCGCCACAGGCTGGAGCGTCCCCGACGATGCGGACTGGCAGGGACGCCTCGCGCGTCACCGCAAGCGCCGTCCCGCCTGCTGGAGTCTGGTTGAGACCGGTGCGCCCGGTGGGCCGGCCCTCGAAGCGGTACTCGCAGAAGCCGAAGCGGACGAATGCTTGCTGATCGATTCGCTCGGGGGCTGGCTGGGTGCGAGGCTGCTCGCAGATTTGGCGGAGGAGTCGCTCGCCCAGGAGGTGGCGGCCTTGCCTGGCCAGCTGCACCGGTGTGCGGCACGGGTGATTGCCGTGAGCGAGGAGGTCGGCTGGGGCGTGATCCCCGTCTATCCCCTGGGTCGGCGTTTTCGAGACTTGCTTGGTGAACTCAACCGCAATGTGGCCCGCGAGGCCGACGCCGCTTACCTGGTCGCCAACGGCTACGCCCTCGACCTGAAGGTGGTGGGGCGGCCGATCGATCAATTTTGA
- the ndhC gene encoding NADH-quinone oxidoreductase subunit A yields MFVLSGYDALLIFLLLSALVPVLALTISYLIRPKGSGAFRTTTYESGVDPRGDSWIQFNIRYYMFALVFVVFDVETVFLYPWAVAFNQLGLLAFIEALIFIAILVVALVYAWRKGALEWT; encoded by the coding sequence GTGTTTGTTCTTTCCGGTTACGACGCCCTGCTCATCTTTTTGTTGTTGAGCGCCCTGGTCCCGGTACTGGCCCTCACCATCTCCTATCTCATCCGTCCCAAAGGTTCCGGCGCCTTCCGCACCACCACCTACGAATCGGGGGTCGATCCGCGCGGCGACAGCTGGATCCAGTTCAACATCCGCTATTACATGTTCGCCCTGGTTTTCGTCGTCTTCGACGTGGAGACGGTGTTTCTCTATCCCTGGGCCGTGGCGTTCAACCAGCTGGGACTGCTCGCGTTTATCGAAGCGCTGATCTTTATCGCCATTCTGGTGGTCGCCCTGGTCTACGCCTGGCGCAAGGGCGCCCTCGAGTGGACCTGA
- a CDS encoding NADH dehydrogenase subunit K: MDIKNLLNPIERPEVTSELTNNVVLTTLNDLYNWARLSSVWPLMYGTSCCFIEFAGLIGSRFDFDRFGLVPRASPRQADLIITAGTVTMKMAPALVTLYEQMPEPKYVIAMGACTITGGMFSTDSYTTVRGVDKLIPVDVYIPGCPPRPEAIFDAIVKLRKKMATEDVRDRYEQIRQTHRYHTTAHTLKAVPESLSSKYLESPTRQAPPPGLAAAMEMPLVLPEVVKQNEQV, from the coding sequence ATGGACATCAAGAACCTGCTCAACCCGATCGAGCGCCCCGAAGTCACCAGCGAACTGACCAACAACGTGGTGCTCACGACGCTCAACGATCTGTACAACTGGGCGCGGCTTTCGAGCGTCTGGCCTCTGATGTACGGCACGAGCTGCTGCTTTATCGAATTTGCCGGACTGATCGGCTCGCGCTTCGACTTCGACCGCTTCGGGCTGGTGCCCCGCGCCTCACCGCGCCAGGCGGACCTGATCATCACCGCCGGTACGGTCACCATGAAGATGGCCCCGGCGCTGGTGACCCTCTACGAACAGATGCCCGAGCCCAAGTACGTGATCGCCATGGGCGCGTGCACGATCACCGGCGGTATGTTCTCCACCGACTCCTACACCACCGTGCGGGGTGTCGATAAGCTCATACCGGTGGACGTGTACATTCCGGGTTGCCCGCCCAGGCCCGAGGCGATCTTCGATGCGATCGTCAAGTTGCGCAAGAAAATGGCCACCGAGGACGTGCGCGACCGCTACGAGCAAATCCGCCAGACCCATCGCTACCACACTACTGCCCACACGCTCAAAGCGGTCCCGGAGTCACTCTCGAGCAAGTATCTCGAGAGCCCGACCCGCCAGGCGCCCCCACCGGGGCTGGCGGCGGCCATGGAGATGCCTCTGGTGCTGCCCGAAGTCGTCAAGCAAAACGAACAGGTCTGA
- a CDS encoding NAD(P)H-quinone oxidoreductase subunit J, translated as MEEQTTQSAADGQTAIELVTGPISDALKARGLPHELTGLDNRKIEIIKVEPEHLIAVARALYDDGFNYLACQCGFDEGPGDSLGSMYHLTKLSDSADRPPEVRIKVFLPRDNPRVPSVYWIWKTADWQERESFDMYGIIYEGHPNLIRILMPEDWVGWPMRKDYVTPDFYELQDAY; from the coding sequence ATGGAAGAGCAAACCACCCAATCCGCGGCCGATGGGCAGACTGCCATCGAGCTTGTCACCGGTCCTATTTCCGACGCGCTCAAGGCGCGCGGTTTACCCCACGAGTTGACGGGTCTCGACAACCGCAAAATCGAGATCATCAAAGTGGAGCCCGAGCACCTGATCGCGGTGGCCAGGGCTCTCTACGACGACGGCTTCAACTATCTGGCCTGCCAGTGCGGCTTCGACGAAGGCCCTGGTGATTCCCTCGGGAGCATGTACCACCTCACCAAGCTGAGCGACAGTGCCGATCGGCCGCCGGAAGTGCGCATCAAAGTCTTTCTGCCCCGCGACAACCCGCGCGTCCCTTCGGTCTACTGGATCTGGAAGACGGCGGACTGGCAGGAGCGCGAGTCGTTCGACATGTACGGGATCATCTACGAAGGCCATCCCAACCTCATCCGCATCCTGATGCCGGAGGACTGGGTGGGCTGGCCGATGCGCAAAGATTACGTGACGCCCGACTTTTACGAACTGCAGGACGCCTACTGA
- a CDS encoding DUF1622 domain-containing protein yields the protein MEPETPRNNPLSLLLPTALILGLALLLSLDVAQPVVEGALANPLEPWLKLIVGYFAAAAEIAAALVIGIAVLRGIFEYFRRGFLPQGEGFDSIETIRLQLGRMLTLGLEFTVASDILRTAVAPTRQDILTLAAIVLLRTLLNYFLEQEIRQAEGRTSVKERSTSKE from the coding sequence ATGGAACCGGAGACACCGCGCAACAACCCGCTCAGCCTGCTGCTGCCGACTGCACTGATCCTGGGGCTCGCCCTCCTTTTGAGCCTCGATGTCGCCCAGCCGGTCGTCGAAGGTGCGCTCGCCAATCCTCTGGAGCCCTGGCTGAAACTGATCGTCGGTTACTTTGCGGCGGCAGCGGAGATCGCCGCCGCCCTGGTGATCGGCATCGCAGTATTGCGAGGCATCTTTGAGTACTTTCGGCGAGGGTTCTTGCCGCAGGGCGAGGGGTTCGATTCGATCGAGACGATCCGGCTGCAACTGGGCCGGATGCTGACGTTGGGCCTCGAATTTACCGTCGCCAGCGACATTCTGCGCACGGCGGTAGCGCCCACCCGCCAGGACATCTTGACTCTGGCGGCGATCGTGCTGCTGCGCACGCTGCTCAATTACTTTCTAGAGCAGGAAATTCGGCAAGCCGAAGGGCGGACCTCGGTGAAGGAAAGATCCACGTCGAAGGAGTAG